From a single Andrena cerasifolii isolate SP2316 chromosome 8, iyAndCera1_principal, whole genome shotgun sequence genomic region:
- the Xrcc2 gene encoding X-ray repair cross complementing 2, translated as MYDKLEFYYRNAGPSYIHTYILWEQRIKWFTIRRKEIYYKEKRSRNEGESMGSHIESGAQLLARLKGKPSLHCLDDTLFVQGPQSTDIIEINGEHSTGKTLLLSQMLAKCILPNCVGTFRINGCNASAILINTDHHFQVSKLIDLMTDMIETAYAVSSASASASETVLNNFDKIAIVRNSLRNLHIIDCYDSEQFFLTLCTLDDLFLSNAEVALLAVDNMTAYYWQDRQNNGAITIDSYIRKLLKHIKLHTIRFNVATIYTRPCNTIIDYKENKFTRDLLAGTTNYKIHLRRMHNARQLMCTLEGAQVFKRINYSILSGGIKWKTDEGNV; from the coding sequence ATGTATGATAAGTTGGAGTTTTATTATAGGAATGCTGGACCGTCATACAttcatacatacatattatgGGAGCAAAGGATCAAGTGGTTCACAATTAGAAGGAAAGAAATCTATTACAAGGAAAAAAGGAGTAGGAACGAAGGAGAATCTATGGGTTCGCATATAGAATCTGGTGCACAGTTGCTGGCAAGATTAAAAGGCAAACCGAGTTTGCATTGCCTAGACGACACCCTATTCGTCCAAGGTCCTCAAAGTACAGACATCATAGAAATCAATGGAGAGCATTCGACTGGAAAAACTCTACTTCTCTCTCAAATGCTCGCAAAGTGTATCTTACCAAATTGCGTTGGTACCTTCAGAATTAACGGCTGTAACGCTTCAGCTATCTTGATAAATACAGACCATCATTTTCAAGTTTCAAAATTGATCGACTTAATGACAGATATGATAGAGACTGCTTATGCTGTGTCGTCCGCGTCCGCGTCCGCGTCCGAAACGGTCCTGAACAATTTCGATAAAATAGCTATTGTCCGAAATTCATTACGTAACCTGCATATCATCGATTGTTACGATAGCGAACAATTCTTCTTAACCTTGTGTACATTGGACGACCTATTTCTTAGCAATGCTGAAGTTGCTCTGTTAGCTGTCGACAATATGACGGCATATTATTGGCAAGATCGCCAAAATAATGGTGCTATAACGATTGATTCTTATATTAGGAAACTGTTAAAGCACATTAAACTGCATACAATTCGATTTAATGTCGCAACAATATACACCCGACCCTGTAACACCATCATcgattataaagaaaataaatttacaagAGACCTATTAGCAGGTACTACCAATTATAAAATACATTTGCGCCGAATGCACAACGCCCGACAACTAATGTGTACACTCGAAGGAGCGCAAGTCTTTAAGAGAATCAACTATTCTATTTTATCGGGTGGTATAAAATGGAAAACGGACGAAGGAAATGTATAA